In Phoenix dactylifera cultivar Barhee BC4 chromosome 11, palm_55x_up_171113_PBpolish2nd_filt_p, whole genome shotgun sequence, the following are encoded in one genomic region:
- the LOC120112505 gene encoding probable 2-oxoglutarate-dependent dioxygenase AOP1.2: MAQLQLPRIDLSGLREKHTGTPEWEAARAQVLQALRSYGCFEVIYDGFTQQLREAVFGAAAREVISLPAETKSRSPGYSSFGAFKALDSVAMLDATPEGIQSFPNLMWPQGNAWTNGRLQSVHHRVVLSGDETRYSTIFGASPKEGYVVQAPEELVDQHHPALFKPFEYADYFRYFLASKAALKAEDVLKAYCGFQGDQMEEEA; the protein is encoded by the exons ATGGCTCAGCTCCAACTACCCCGAATAGACCTCTCGGGGCTGCGAGAGAAGCATACAGGGACCCCGGAATGGGAAGCTGCGAGAGCCCAGGTCCTCCAGGCGCTGCGGTCCTACGGCTGTTTCGAGGTCATCTATGATGGGTTCACCCAGCAGCTTCGCGAGGCGGTCTTCGGAGCTGCAGcgagggaggtgatcagcctcCCTGCCGAGACCAAGTCGCGGAGCCCTGGCTACTCAAGCTTTGGCGCTTTTAAGGCGCTGGACAGCGTGGCCATGCTGGATGCCACACCAGAGGGCATCCAGAGCTTCCCCAACCTTATGTGGCCCCAAGGAAAT GCATGGACCAACGGAAGGTTGCAGTCCGTCCATCATCGAGTG GTGCTGAGTGGTGATGAGACGAGATACTCCACCATCTTTGGAGCCTCTCCCAAGGAAGGGTACGTGGTCCAAGCCCCCGAGGAGCTGGTTGATCAGCACCACCCGGCTCTCTTCAAGCCGTTCGAGTACGCGGACTACTTCCGTTATTTCCTCGCATCGAAGGCCGCTCTGAAAGCAGAAGACGTGCTCAAGGCCTACTGCGGGTTCCAAGGAGACCAAATGGAAGAGGAAGCATGA